From a region of the Trichoderma atroviride chromosome 6, complete sequence genome:
- a CDS encoding uncharacterized protein (EggNog:ENOG41) has protein sequence MTSSNPVDPHWLDANGDEPIAIIGVACRFSGTASDEDGLWQLLSKGRTSWASNARSRFRMESFWHPQAHLPGSTSARGVHLLQQDPAVFDSDFFGISGVEAKAIDPQQRLMLEVAYETFENAGIPLEKLEKSNTGVFCAVSYTDYDQILGRDPETSPMYRFTGTGPSLVSSRVSYAFDLRGPSKAVDTACSSASVALHDAILALRAGDADQILVGGSNLILDPDKMSIISSMSFLSPDGRCYSFDSRASGYARGEGVVALLLKPLSAALRDGDTVRSVIRGSAVVSDGKTPGITMPSPDAQFAAIQRAYKVAGLDPRETVYVEAHGTGTNAGDNVEAEAFNRAFCSDNSEKQLIIGSVKSNLGHTECVSGLAGLVKVLLMLEKRKLVPTPTFVNENPRLELERRKLKVSTQFQDWPEGLIRRASINGSGYGGTDTHVILEAWTEPTKVIEPTSTSELRAARGPNISEPAASKSRVFVWSHQRDDGCSKMANAWKKFMRVAKANREELSLDDLAYTLSERRSRFAQRTAVVASTVEELFGGAQQN, from the exons ATGACTTCATCTAATCCCGTGGACCCCCATTGGCTCGATGCCAACGGGGATGAGCCCATTGCCATCATAGGAGTAGCCTGCCGGTTCTCAGGCACTGCCTCTGATGAGGATGGTCTATGGCAGCTTTTGTCAAAGGGGAGAACCAGCTGGGCGAGCAATGCCCGGAGCCGGTTCAGGATGGAGTCTTTTTGGCACCCCCAAGCTCACCTGCCGGGCTCG ACCAGTGCTAGGGGCGTTCACCTTCTTCAACAAGACCCGGCTGTCTTCGACAGTGACTTCTTCGGCATCAGCGGCGTGGAAGCCAAGGCCATAGATCCTCAGCAGAGACTCATGCTCGAGGTGGCCTACGAAACCTTTGAGAACGCCGGTATCCCCTTGGAAAAGCTGGAAAAGTCCAACACTGGAGTTTTCTGTGCCGTCTCCTACACAGACTATGACCAAATCCTGGGTCGCGACCCTGAGACATCGCCAAT GTACCGATTCACTGGAACAGGGCCGTCTCTCGTATCCAGTCGCGTGTCCTACGCCTTTGACTTGCGCGGACCCAGTAAAGCCGTTGACACCGCTTGCTCTAGCGCTTCAGTGGCCCTGCACGATGCCATCCTCGCCCTTCGAGCTGGCGACGCTGACCAGATTCTGGTGGGGGGCTCTAATCTTATTTTGGACCCTGACAAGATGTCCATTATTTCCTCCATGTC GTTCCTGTCCCCGGACGGCCGATGCTATTCCTTCGACTCTCGCGCCAGCGGATATGCCCGTGGAGAAGGCGTAGTGGCTCTATTGCTCAAGCCACTTAGTGCCGCCCTACGGGATGGCGATACAGTTCGATCCGTTATCCGCGGTAGCGCGGTTGTCTCCGATGGCAAAACCCCGGGCATCACCATGCCGTCGCCGGATGCTCAATTTGCCGCTATTCAGCGTGCATACAAGGTTGCTGGGCTTGACCCCCGAGAGACAGTCTACGTGGAAGCACACG gTACTGGTACCAATGCTGGAGACAATGTTGAAGCCGAGGCTTTTAACCGAGCTTTCTGCTCGGACAATTCCGAGAAGCAGCTTATCATCGGTAGTGTCAAATCAAATTTGGGTCATACCGAGTGTGTGTCAGGGTTGGCCGGTTTGGTAAAAGTGCTCTTGATGcttgagaagagaaaactTGTTCCCACACCCACCTTTGTAAACGAAAACCCCAGGTTGGAGCTCGAACGACGAAAACTTAAA GTTTCAACACAGTTCCAAGATTGGCCAGAAGGATTAATACGTCGGGCATCTATCAATGGGTCGGGGTATGGAGGCACAGACACCCATGTTATCCTCGAGGCATGGACAGAGCCAACCAAGGTAATAGAGCCAACATCGACATCAGAGCTCAGAGCAGCGCGTGGCCCAAATATCTCTGAACCCGCCGCTTCTAAATCCAGGGTCTTCGTGTGGAGCCACCAACGGGACGATGGCTgctccaagatggccaatgCGTGGAAGAAGTTCATGAGGGTGGCCAAAGCAAACCGCGAAGAGCTATCTCTAGACGACTTGGCCTATACATTGTCAGAGAGGCGAAGTCGGTTTGCGCAGCGAACTGCAGTTGTTGCTTCCACGGTTGAAGAGCTTTTTGGAGGGGCTCAACAAAATTGA
- a CDS encoding uncharacterized protein (EggNog:ENOG41), producing the protein MGSVPTLAESTLVQPSIPLVPGIVDVTPLDQYMVRVILPMMIFFKVDEPSLRPIILRNLKKALSLAIDELKILAAEIVPKDPVRNTIQLEYRKDSGVWFHVKELPDVDYEDLAGRNFPFAALPASQYASQPLGHSERAPVMTLQATLIKGGLVLTFGGHHVVMDAQGMGTFVEVWAKHVAAVSTGVVVHRNQWLTNEHLDAFQLYSPGMDRPLSEFPLYHPAKEGSYEKLQADLQVKVLQKATSGDHEGIAKLIRVSHWAMTQEKMDELCDVTLPKTKEESSVTSHATLSALIWKQVSKARRLTEKQVASSSLLTSVNLRRRVEPPLAPEYPGNAIALARANATTAELETPGVELVHELAKKVSASIEEWTADELWSLTGALQTHPGDISNKLLPSLNSDVLVTAPSRLGEMLKAANWGPELGDIKALRWAFPAFMDGFVIVLPSIHGGIEIMLWTAPETTRRLTEDPDWTKWVTQLE; encoded by the coding sequence ATGGGATCGGTTCCTACTCTGGCCGAGAGCACTCTGGTGCAGCCAAGCATCCCGCTGGTGCCGGGCATTGTTGATGTCACACCGCTTGATCAGTATATGGTTAGGGTCATTCTGCCCATGATGATCTTCTTCAAGGTCGACGAGCCTTCACTTCGACCCATAATTCTGCGCAACCTGAAGAAGGCTCTGTCGCTGGCCATTGACGAGTTGAAGATTCTGGCCGCCGAAATCGTTCCAAAGGACCCCGTCCGCAACACAATCCAGCTGGAATACCGCAAGGACTCGGGCGTCTGGTTCCACGTCAAGGAGCTGCCAGATGTCGACTATGAAGACTTGGCTGGGCGCAACTTTCCCTTTGCTGCATTGCCGGCGTCCCAGTATGCCTCGCAGCCGCTGGGGCACTCTGAGCGAGCCCCCGTCATGACCTTGCAGGCGACCTTGATCAAGGGCGGCCTGGTCCTGACGTTTGGCGGCCACCATGTGGTCATGGACGCCCAGGGTATGGGCACATTTGTCGAGGTCTGGGCCAAGCATGTGGCCGCAGTGTCTACGGGAGTCGTCGTCCACCGCAACCAGTGGCTTACCAACGAGCATTTGGATGCGTTTCAGCTCTACAGCCCGGGCATGGACCGCCCACTCTCAGAGTTCCCACTATATCATCCCGCCAAAGAGGGATCAtacgagaagctgcaggcgGACCTGCAAGTCAAGGTTCTGCAAAAGGCAACCTCAGGCGACCACGAAGGAATCGCCAAGCTCATCCGCGTATCTCACTGGGCCATGAcccaggagaagatggacgaACTCTGCGATGTAAcgctgccaaagacaaaggaggAATCATCCGTGACGTCCCATGCGACGCTATCCGCGCTTATCTGGAAACAGGTGAGCAAGGCTCGACGACTTACAGAGAAGCAAGTCGCCTCGAGCTCGCTTCTAACCTCGGTGAACCTGAGGAGGCGCGTGGAGCCGCCGCTGGCACCCGAGTATCCAGGAAACGCCATTGCCCTCGCTCGAGCTAATGCAACTACTGCAGAGCTAGAGACTCCTGGTGTGGAACTGGTCCATGAACTTGCGAAGAAGGTTTCGGCTTCCATTGAGGAGTGGACCGCAGACGAGCTCTGGTCTCTGACTGGGGCGCTGCAAACACATCCCGGCGACATctccaacaagctgctccCATCGCTCAACTCAGACGTGCTAGTCACTGCACCCTCTCGGCTTGGagagatgctcaaggcggCAAACTGGGGGCCCGAGCTTGGAGACATCAAGGCCCTTCGATGGGCCTTCCCGGCCTTCATGGACGGGTTTGTGATTGTTCTACCCTCGATCCATGGGGGCATCGAGATCATGCTTTGGACGGCACCGGAGACTACTCGGCGGCTGACGGAAGACCCGGACTGGACAAAATGGGTAACGCAGTTGGAGTAg